Within Deltaproteobacteria bacterium, the genomic segment CGAACGCACACGGCCCCTCGCTCCAGGGCATCTTCACCAAGAGCCGGCTCTCACCCGAGGGCGCCTCGAGCTCGACCGACGCGCCGTCCGAGAGCACGGCCTCGCTCGCGGACGGCTGCAGCGTCGGCGCTTGCGGATTCTGCGCGTGGAGCTGCGCGTCGTAGGCGAAGACGCGCGCGTGCGGCCCGGGGTGATGGCCTGGCCCGTGATCGAACGGCGGCGGCCCGGGCGGCGGTTCGCCAAACGGTGGCGGAGGCGGCGGATGCCCGTCGTCGAAGGGCGGCGGCCCGCGCTCGCCGTCGAACGGCGGCGGGTGATCATCGTGCAGGAACGGCGGCGGCCCGCGGTGATCCGGGCCATGCGGCCCGGGCCCGAGCTCCGCGCTCCAGTGCGCCGGATCTGCCTCGCAGCGCGCGCGCTCGCCCTGCAGCATGCGCGTGAGCAGCTCCACCACCGCCTGGTCGCGCGCCTCGCGCTCGTGCCAGTGGAGGTTCAGCCACGCAAGCGTGACCAGCAGCGGCACCGCCACCGCCATCGTCGTCACCGCCATGCGCAGCCGGAGCTTCACCGCGAGACTCCCAGTCGATAGCCGATGCCCCACACCGTCTCGATCCACGAGCGCGGGCCGAGCTTCTTTCGCAGCCGCGAGACGTGGACGTCCAGCGTCCGCTCGCCGCCCTCGCGCTCCGGATCGAGCACGTTCTCCACCAGCCAGCGCCGCGTCACCGCTTCGCCGGAGCGCTTGGCCAGCGCGGCCAGCAGCGAGAACTCCGCCGGCGTGAGGTCCACGCGCGCGCCTGCGAGCTTCACCTCGTGGGCCTGCAGATCGATGGTGAGGTCGTCGACCTCGATGCGGCCCTCGCGCTGCAACAGCGGCCGCCGCAGCCGCGCGCGCACACGCTCCACCAGCTCCTCGGGCCAGAAGGGCTTGGTGAGGTAGTCGTCGGCGCCGAGCTTGAGGGCGCGGACCTTGTCGGCGGTGTCCATGCGCGCGCTGAGGATGAGCACCGGCAGATCGCTCCAACCTCGAAGCGCTTTCAGGATGTCCATGCCGTAGGTGCCAGGGAGCATGAGGTCGAGGATCAAGAGCGCGTAGGGCGCGACGATCTCGCGGGTGAGCACCTTCCCCTCGCGCCACCAGGTGACCTCCATGCCCGCGCCGCGCAGGTGGCCGGCGATCTGGGCGCCGAGCTTCTCGTCGTCTTCAATCAGCAGGATGTGTGTCGACATGGTGAGTTCACCTCGCCACCCAGCATGCGAAGAGGACCGTAAGACGATCTTAAGACTTCGAAAACACCCTCCTCGCGAGCGGCCGGCCGGGCCGCGGAATCCAAACGCAAAGGAGCGTGCGCATGTCACACCTCAACTCGAAGTTCCCGAAGCGAAAGGCGGTCCTGGCGAGCGTGCTCGCGGCGGGGCTGATCGGCTGTGGAGCGGCAGGCAGCAGCACGGGCGCCAGCAGCACCTCGACCGCGACCGAGAGCGCGCTGTCCACCACGCACGACGCATCGGATGCGCCGGAGCTCGCCGA encodes:
- a CDS encoding response regulator transcription factor; the protein is MSTHILLIEDDEKLGAQIAGHLRGAGMEVTWWREGKVLTREIVAPYALLILDLMLPGTYGMDILKALRGWSDLPVLILSARMDTADKVRALKLGADDYLTKPFWPEELVERVRARLRRPLLQREGRIEVDDLTIDLQAHEVKLAGARVDLTPAEFSLLAALAKRSGEAVTRRWLVENVLDPEREGGERTLDVHVSRLRKKLGPRSWIETVWGIGYRLGVSR